ACAGTGGTAGTAAGAGGGTTTTTTTCCACAGTGCACAGGAGCACATCGGCTGCTTGTATAAATCTGGAAGCGCCGCCTTCCCATTCAGCAGTTGTTGCATCGACCCCGTTGGGTACAACACGCGACGCAAACCCACCGTTTTTTAGAAaagcctctttttttccttccttctcttcctctttaaACCTCAAACGAAAACATGGTAAGTgcatgttttttctgctctttttctgAATTTGTTTATTTGCGGTAGAATTTAGATGGAATCAGCAGCAGCCGGTTGTTACAGCGACGTCGCCAACGCGTTTCCATCTCCGCACAAAAACCTCCTTTTTCGCGCACAGGAGCGTCTGTGTAGCCGAAACGCGCTGATAACCCTTCGTGTTGCTGTGTTTAAGGATGGAGGTGATCGGTTTATTGTTGCAGCAGATGCTCAGATTGCTGCAGCAGTGACACGGTGTGATTGTCATTGTGTGGAGATGAGAACAATGCACTGACTGACGGCGTTTGGAACCGACCTCACTGCCAATAAATGCCCTTTTTGCGTAAACCAGCAGCGCTATTTAGCCtcgtattttttatttttttgtcaaattaaacGCGTGATTGATACTGAAATCTGTCACCTTACAAAAGCCCTTCCCTGTGTGGAGGCAGGGAGGGGCAGACTGGGTGGGGATGGATGAGGCAGTAGattgcagctttcattttttatttataggaTACAGCACCTGATAACATTTTAATCTCATCCATgattaaacaacaaaatttgCTTCTTTCACATAAAATATGATGTTAAATCCAACAAATACGCCatcttttaatttaatttgaattCAATGcagattttaactgttttataaaTGACAGAGATGTGATTGCACTGGttaattttaccttttttttttttttttttgctagtgAGCATCTGCTGTGATTGTGCATCCTCAGGGCACAAGTGGAATATTCCAGGCTAAGTGCACGCGGCCGTGCACAAGCGAATGAATTTGCATGTGTGCTTAGGCTTGCAAAAGAGAAGGGGGGGAGAGCAGGATGAAAAGACAGGAGGACAAAAAAGACTTGAGGAAAGACGAGAGCGTCCGGCCTCTGTGGAGGCTGCTGTCAGGCTTTTCTGTCCCCCCCCCTGTGGGGTTTGGTGCAGGGAGGCACCTCTTGCTGCACCGCCGGTTCATCTCAGACAGGGGGAGCAACCGAATGTTCCCGATTTCTGTAATAGCAGAGGCAGAATGTGAAGCTAAAGCATAAATAACACAGGTAGATGACCTCTCTGTTCTCTTCTGTCCACAGCGTGAGTGCATCTCCATCCACGTTGGTCAGGCCGGTGTCCAGATCGGCAATGCCTGCTGGGAGCTTTACTGCCTTGAACATGGGATCCAGCCGGATGGACAGATGCCCAGCGACAAGACTCTTGGAGGAGGAGACGATTCCTTCAACACCTTCTTCAGCGAGACTGGAGCTGGAAAACACGTCCCCAGAGCTGTGTTTGTGGACCTGGAGCCCACTGTCATCGGTAAGAGCCATCACTTCTGTCTGAACACTTTTGTTATTGAGGcaaattgaattaaatgtctTGAAGCATGACTTACtgaatttatgtttttgttctccTTAGATGAGGTTCGCACTGGTACCTACCGCCAGCTGTTCCATCCTGAGCAGCTGATCACCGGCAAAGAGGACGCTGCCAACAACTACGCCCGTGGACACTACACCATCGGTAAAGAGATCATTGATCTGGTTCTGGACAGGATCCGCAAACTGGTGGGTAAAGTTATTCTTACATTCATCTTCAtaacaacacataaaatgataaTCTCTGTATCTCATATTTGTCTgctgtctccctctctgtcctcagGCTGACCAGTGCACTGGTCTTCAGGGCTTCCTGGTGTTTCACAGCTTCGGTGGAGGCACCGGCTCTGGTTTCACCTCCCTGCTGATGGAGCGTCTGTCTGTGGACTACGGCAAGAAGTCCAAGCTGGAGTTCTCCATCTACCCAGCTCCCCAGGTGTCCACTGCTGTGGTGGAGCCCTACAACTCCATCCTGACCACCCACACCACCCTGGAGCACTCTGACTGTGCCTTCATGGTAGACAACGAGGCCATCTACGACATCTGCCGTAGGAACCTCGATATCGAGCGTCCCACTTACACCAACCTGAACAGGCTGATCAGTCAGATTGTATCCTCCATCACCGCTTCTCTTCGTTTTGATGGTGCCCTGAATGTTGATCTGACAGAGTTCCAGACCAACTTGGTGCCATATCCCCGTATCCACTTCCCTCTGGCCACCTATGCCCCTGTCATCTCCGCTGAGAAGGCTTACCACGAGCAGCTCTCAGTTGCTGAGATCACAAACGCCTGCTTTGAGCCGGCCAATCAGATGGTGAAATGTGACCCTCGCCACGGCAAGTACATGGCTTGCTGCCTTTTGTTCCGTGGTGATGTGGTGCCCAAAGATGTCAATGCTGCCATTGCCACCATCAAAACCAAGCGCACCATCCAGTTTGTGGACTGGTGTCCCACCGGCTTCAAGGTTGGCATCAACTACCAGCCACCCACTGTGGTTCCTGGTGGAGATCTGGCCAAGGTCCAGAGGGCCGTGTGCATGCTGAGCAACACCACTGCTATTGCAGAGGCCTGGGCTCGGCTGGACCACAAGTTTGATCTGATGTACGCTAAGCGTGCCTTTGTTCACTGGTATGTAGGTGAGGGTATGGAGGAGGGAGAGTTCTCTGAGGCCAGAGAGGACATGGCAGCTCTGGAGAAGGATTATGAGGAGGTGGGAGTCGACTCCATTGAGGGcgagggagaggaggaaggagaggagtaTTAAAAAGGGACATAAAGTCATTGACCAGCGAATAATTGATTACAATGTGTCCCTGAATGCATTCCAAACAAATGTCTGTCAGTTTGGCTGTTCAGATTAAAACTCCTGAAAAATGTCAAGTTTGGCTATGTTCTCAATAAATTCTCTGTGATGTGAAGTCGTGTGTGTCATTAATTCAACCTGAACATATACTGAAAGTCAGTCATGAATGAGTTGTTCCAAAATATGCTCAAATTCTGAATTAAGTTATACAGAATATGAATTTACATGTAAATCCAATTATATCAATAGGTTTCATTCATGAAGATTTTTCAGTTATTGTGTAACTGAATTCTGGAGCTGTTGGATTTCAATGCACAAACAAGATCATAAACCTACCAGTATGATGAGTATGTGATAAGCAAATGGCATTTTCCTCTATTTTTCACATACTTATTCTGACGGAGGATAGTTTGTTTATCTACTTTTTTTGCAAAGCTGTGTACCATCAGATTATTTGGGGGGAGATTAGGGAGTCTGTCTTAAATCTTCAATAATCCCTCAAGAAACTCAGCCTTACATCAGAGTAGCAGCTTTATTTGTAACTGTACTGTACATGAATCAAACTAAGACAACTCAATGTAACTGTTTTCAGCATtgtttattggaaaaaaattcacaatCAGTTTTGTCCAAAGTAATGCATTCATGTTTAGCAAACATGCTTCAAGCTGGTACAAAAAAATTTGAGTGTCTATGGTATAATTGAATGATTTAAtcctaaaaaacacacatttgggAAGTTTGTATttcaaaaaacatgtaaaaaaaagagtATAAAAAGACACCCCAGAAGCCTGTAAGATGCTAATCAGATGCTACTTGGTTTGTATGTTTGAGGCCGGTGATGGTTCACACTGCTCGATCCTGCAGCAGAGGGCAGTTATCGACGGCTCCTCGTCTGTTCAGAAGGTTCCAGAACATTGAAGCTCCGGATGAGCTGCCAAGCTGTGGGCCTCCAGATGCAGCGATGTCTTCCTTCAGAGGACGATAAGACTTAAAGCGCCTGTTAAGCAAAGCGCAAAAACAGACGAGATGTTTATAGCGTCTATAATTTATTAACAGAGTGTGAAAGTGATAAATGAACTGACAGAGTATTAGCAGCTGTATCTGCAGATCAACTCGACTCTTCAGAGCTTTACAGGAAGTTTAAGCTCATTGATTAGCTTTACTGttaaatcatcttttttttgttgctgaagcAGGCAGCATTAGCACTGACTACATGCTTCCTGTTCAGCACCAAACAGCAGTCATTCATACTTAGAAACTTAGACTTAGCAGctaaatacacacatttttttcacaagaaTTTAAAGAAATTTTGTCTGCAATGCATTTGTATATTCTCCGATCCGCTACAAAATTAAATCACCGTCAGGTAAAGTGTATAACACTGAtcatgttctgctgggaaaccttggaccctggcttttattttgacatgtacCAGTTACCTAAAATTCATTAGAGACTAAGCATAGCACTTCCCTATGACTTCTGGCCTCCATTTACAGACAATACATCCTGCCACATCACTAAAACTGCTTACAAACAAGTCAAGGAACATGACACTAAACCTGGGGGTGTTGACCTCTAAGCTGCCCAGTTTAATCCCAGTTTGAGTGAGCATCTGTGAGAGGCGCTAGAACGAGTTGGACCCATGGAAACCTCACCCGGCAACCCTGTGGACCTGAAGAATCTGCTGCCAATGTTCTGGTACCACAGGACACCCCAAGAGGTCCCATGTCCATGACTTGATGGGTCAGAGCAGTTTTGGTAAAATGTGCTAAACTTGGGAGGGGAGCTTGCCACACTTAGGTTTGCCGACCCCTGTTGGCATAGACTAGTTATGGGGATATGGGACGTGACCTCACTGATAATGAAATaccctgagctggtgcgggtaCAGAATGACTATTGTCTGTGCTTATTTACCaaccagcagttcagagtacCAGTAACCACCAGGCTGAGAAAGGTGACCTGGTTGGCTCAAAGATCTCCTGAAGCAGCAGCCACAGGagccaaaatgaccacagcTGAGACAGTGGCTGAAGCAAAGACTGTCTGCTGTGTGGGGGGAGTTAAGAAAAGCTGTGGACAAGGACCTGCATTTGTCATCAAGGAGGTTCTGATAAacagtctgtatttatatagcgctttactatactgtacctgaaagatacccaaagcgctttacattatacatcacattcacccattcacacacactgatggcggaagctgccatgcaaggcactaaccatgacccatcaggaacaattaggggttcagtgtcttgctcaggaacacctcaacatgagctctctgggccaaggatcgaaccggcaactcTCCAGTtgcaagatggccactctacccactgagccatgacAAACCATTTGACACCTCAGGAAGGGAAGGCAAGGTTTGGCCCAGGGTGGGTACAGCCACAGGGGAGGACTGCTGACCTGGCCTAGGGATATTTTCAGGTGGTGGAAGAACACTTCGCTGAACTCCTTAATTTGGTTATGACATCCGCTGCTAGGGAGGCAGAGCTTGAACACTCAGGGGGAGCCTTGCCTTTTTCCGTGGCACAGGTTGCTGAGGTAGTCAAGAAACCCCTCTGTGGGATGGcaccaggtgtggacgagatttgTCCTGAATTGCTGCAGGCTCTGGACATCGTTAGGCTGTCTTGGCTACACACCTTTTCAGTGTTCCACATACATCAGGAGGAgtgcctgtggagtggcagaatGAGACAGTGGTTCCCATTTTTAAACAGGGGAACCAGGGGATGTTTTGTGACTGTTGTGGTCTTACAATGCTCAGCCGCCCTGGGAAAGTTTACTCAAGAGCACTGGTTGAACCatggattcaggaggagcaatgtggATTTTGTAATGGTCATTGAACAGTGGATCAGCTCTGTACCCTTGCAGAGCTACAAAGAGGGTCATGGGAGTTTGACCAGCCATTTGGAAAAGGCTTATGACCTTGCCCCCAGTGGGCACTGTGGGAGGTATTGGATGAGTATAAGGCACAAGCCatctgtacaaccaaagtgagagctgcaTTCACTTTCCATGCACAAAATCAAACACATTTCCAGTGGGTACACTTTGcaagggctgccccttgtcttgGATCCTGTTTTTGAcattcatggacaggatctcaaaGCACAACCAGGTGCAGTGGGTGTCTGCATTGGGGACCTCAGGATTGCATCTCAACGTGCACTGGAGCAGTTTGAAGCTGAGTGGGAAGCAGTCAGGATGAGAGTCAACATCTCCAAGTCCAAGGTCATGATTCTCTGTCAGAAACATGGTGGATTACTTCTGCTGGGTTGAAGGGGAGTTGCTgacccaagcgaaggagttttaGTATCTCAAGTTCTGGTTCgggagtgatgggaaaatggtaTGTGAGATGGACAAGCAGATTGGTGCgacatcagcagtaatgtggaTGTTGTACTGTACcattgtggtgaagagggagggGAGCCAGAGGGcaaagctctcaatttaccaggAGATctagagtccaaccctcatctgTGGTCATGaactctgggtagtgaccaGAAGAATAGGTCGTGGGTACACAGTAAGCCAAAATTAGTTTCCTCCGTAgaggtggctgggctcagccgtAGAGACAGAGTGAGGAGTTTAGACATTATGCTCCTTTACCTCAAAAGGAAGCAATTGAGGTGGTtctgattaggatgcctccAGGAcaacttcctttggaggttttccgccATGTCCAGCTGGGTGGAGACCCCAGGATAGGCTCATTTGGCCTAGTCAAGCCTTGAAATCTCCTAGGAATATTTGAAAAACATGGCTGGAGAGAGTGATGCCTGGAATAACCTGCTTCTGCTGAGACAGTGATTTGACCCcagataagtggaagaaaactggatggatggatgctcaAGCAGGACTAATGTGAGTTTAATAGGGGCTGTTTTCGGCTGCAGATTAATAtacattttgtacttttgtttaGCATTTCTGGCAGCTGACCAGTGTATGTGGGATTTaggaaaataaactaaaaaaaaaaagtgtgttcaGCACTGAAGTAGCAGTAGTGACTAACTAATGGGTTTCCAATGGAGCTTACGGCAAAGGAGAGTGAGCCCTGTGCAAGCAAAACGTGTTAGCagcattcatttattgttaatttaaGAGATTTGTTGACAATACAGCAACTATAAGGTATCACCAAACTTCTCATGTAAAGTGagtcaatattttttaaaattgcagttCTTACTTGTACGAATATGCCACTATTGCCACTGCTAGAATGAGTACCAGGACACCCAGCAGCATGGCGATAGTGCCAGAGGAGGACAGCCCGGAGCCTGAAACAAAGATCACACTGTCAGCAAGCAGGACAAAGCAGATGCGTCATGCACTCTCAGACTGGTGTACGGTGATTGTGTTGCATACCCATGTCAACGCTAACTTTGGCGCTAGTGACAGCTAAACTGACATCATTGGCCATGGACACATTGATGCAGTAGACACCAGAGCCATTGAAGAAGTGGCGCAACACCAGCTGGCACTCTTTGGATGGCTCCACCATGTTGCATGCAGTATGAATTGGCTTCAAGCACTCGGCATCCAAAATCACACTGCACACTTCTTTAGGAAGGctgcacaaagaaaacactcCAGTGAGTTTAaagataaatgtgtttaaaagaaTCTGTGCAGCCTCATTTGTTCTGTGGTGCAGCAGCATTCACCTTCCCTGGCAGGTAACAGTTATATCcaaaacatttttgtccattccAGGTGTTGCCATCACATTATTGTCCATTTGTACTATCTCTACTTTTTCAATGGcctctgaaaacaaacacatagaAGATTAGTTTTCAAATGTTGTCACTTCCCGATTTTGATGTAAAAAGCACTAATGGAAAGTAACTCACCAAATACTTCAATGCCGGTGCAGAAGGAGCCATATCGATAGATCACGCAGTCATCATCAGCGGGTTTGTCATCGGCCTCCCTCTTAGCAACGACGACAACTGTAGCTCGGCCTGTTAGCGTCACTGTTCGTTTTGCATCTGGTGAGGACAGACGTGGAATTATTACccagcatttttacatttatatcaAAATTGCAATCTTCTACAACATGTTTCTTTCATGTTTACAAAAACAGCATCcacttaaatgtattttaagagacatttattgcattttttgacAACTACTACTTTTTGACTactctgctaaatgaaattgtagaacttGTACTATAAAGCAGGACTTGTAACATCTTTAGTGGCATGTTTACacaaggttgttgctagaggtacggacccgtacccgtagcctgtggactacggatacggcacttgccatttgccaatcagatacgcgagatctggtcacgtgactcccggtagacgctagctgtacggacccgtagcatcggtacgacaggtacggaccctaaacctgaccctaacactaaccctaaccttaaccttttcttacctttcaacagtttgcagtggttagcagcttcttgactcgcgagactcgcgtacgggtccgtatctgtctggcaaatggaaagtgccgtatccgtagccccgtatccgtagacactacctttacaAAAACTGACATGCTTATGAGAAATATCTCACGATCGatggttttcattttgagatcCGTTGTTTCAACACTGAATTTCTTTTTTGCACATCAGAGACGtgtactaccattcaaaagtttggggtcacctggcagcttcatgttctccatgaaaactcacacttttattcatgtgctaacataactgcacaagggttttctaatcatcaatcagcctttcaacaccattagctaacacaatgtagcattagaacacaggactgatggttgctggaaatgttcctctgtacccctaatgagatattccattaaaaatcagccgtttccagctagaatagtcatttagcacattaacaatgtctagactggatttctgattcatttaatgttatcttcattgaaaaaaagcagtttttcttttaaaaataaggacatttctgagtgaccccaaactttgtaGCGATGGTCTCCATTGCTACGCTGGTCTCCTCTTCAGCTCTGACAAACCTATCATTTCTGTTTGACATAAACACAAGTGCAGGAATTTTGTGCAGAGACCAGATTTAAAACTGATACagtgcaaaacacaaacacttacTTGGTGCTGACAGGCATAGTCAGCATCATAGAACTCGCTTGGCTTGAATATGAACGACCTTTATTTATAAGGAAAAAGTCTCCACTCAAGCTTCAAGAATATTATGACACAGACAAAATAACTGCTGTGAAgtaaaagaaatgcaaagtaAAGCTGTTTGTTTTAGCGAGCTACCTTGACCCcttcatgaaataaaatacaatgatCATATTTTAAGGAATTAATTTGTTCATTATTTAGAGTGGCATGGTGTCTTTGCTGTGTTCAGACAAAGCCTGAGGCAGTTATTTAAACTGaagtacattttatttctctttaagtggacaaaaacatctaaattatCTTgtcttgctgctgctgtgtttttctattaTCGAAATTGTTTGGGACATTTTTATAAGAAACACTGGGGGTTTCTTCATGGCGAGACCTTATTTATCCATACACTCAGTTGGCCATTTAAATCTTGGTTCATTACTATGGTCAGGATCGGAAGAAGTGTTGAAAAGTTTCCTGTGTTATCCTTCGCTGCCACCTCTTCTGTGTTGTATAGTAGTTTAATAGCTAAATTTTATAAAATGCAGCCAATAGAAAGTAGTTTTCTTCTGTATTTCCTAAATGCACCATAATGTATCGTGTTGGTTTGAGTTTAGTCTGTGCAGCTATGTGGACAACAACAGGAGCTGTGTTGTCATCTCACAAAGATCAGTGATCATGCAGACAAGAATCTACATGTATTCATGTAAATAACGTAGCCCGAAGCTCCTTTTTAAAACTGAAGCTGTACTCTAGTTGTTTGAGATAAAAGGAGCTTTTATAGGTCGGATTAGAGGTTGTTTTTACAGACAAGCTATTGAGAAGTTCAGTTTAGGTCATGTGAATATATATTGTTCTTCATACGGATTAGTGTGTTTTGTAGATCAATGAATAgataaattgaaattaaaaaaaacccagccGACTGCTCCCTGTCAGCATGCAAATTCAAACAATGAGGCACAATGAAGCAATTCATTTCCAACCTGCCCTGCATGTTTGACAACGCCTCTGGAGATTTACATTTTGGGAAATCAGATATGTGATTCATTAGGTCGCCGGATATCTAGTGTGAGCtctttaattgttgtttttgcgCTTTTTATCTCTGGCTGGAACTGAATAGGTGAGATTCTGTAGCTCACCTGCTGCCAGTTTGTTCTCTGGCTGagtgtcagcaggcagctggttGACGGGCGACGGAGTTTTGGCGACTGATTCTTGAGCAGGTTGAGTCACGGAGGCGGTGGAGGCCTCGTCCTCGGTgttgtcttcttctgtgtctgaaGGAACCATGTTGACGTTCAGACCGATCGACTTGGTGGAAACCAGTAAAGGAACAGCAGAAACCAGTGCAGGAGCTTTAActgcacacagaaaacactgttcagttaatgttccaaTAAGATGAGGAGCTGAGCTAGCATGTGCAGGTACAAAATAtggtgaatattttttaataattgaaatttttgctttctttgtgAAACTTTGATGAGAAGACTGATGGCACTCGTATATCTACCTTTCCCTTCAATATAAAGTATCAGCCAACAGCTAGCtagcgtagcttagcataaagactggaaacattAAGAAAAAGTTGCCATTCAGCACCTTCCAGCACGTTTAAAGCTCACTGATTAGCTCCTTAAGACGTTCgcaatttttatttaattcctAGATGAATAAAACATATTAAACTGCAGTAACAGCTCTGTCATTGTATGGACAAAACCAATAACCTCTGTCTCTATGGAGAAAAAACATGGGAACATTCAGAAATACAATAAGTGTCTTTGTTTCCATCACCAGGCCAGAGGGAAACtagaaaaaactgcaaaacctAATTTCTACTGATAAATATCAGCCTTGTAGCAGTGAGTCAGTGATAGTGATGATATTGAACCTTCTCAGCTGCAACTCTATCAGAttagatgaaaccaaaataaatcagaacaaAAGCAGCACCCATTTTGTGGCCTCTTCACTGAAGCTTGTCAACCTTCAGGCAGGTATTTTGGCATGAAAACCTCAATTTTATAATTAAACAGAGTATCCTGCATCACTAATACATGTGGCActttaaaaaacagcagaattctttttttttgaaagaaatacatttttttcaatgaagataacattaaatgaataataaatccagtctagacattgtcaat
The window above is part of the Acanthochromis polyacanthus isolate Apoly-LR-REF ecotype Palm Island chromosome 6, KAUST_Apoly_ChrSc, whole genome shotgun sequence genome. Proteins encoded here:
- the LOC110957029 gene encoding tubulin alpha-1B chain-like, which gives rise to MRECISIHVGQAGVQIGNACWELYCLEHGIQPDGQMPSDKTLGGGDDSFNTFFSETGAGKHVPRAVFVDLEPTVIDEVRTGTYRQLFHPEQLITGKEDAANNYARGHYTIGKEIIDLVLDRIRKLADQCTGLQGFLVFHSFGGGTGSGFTSLLMERLSVDYGKKSKLEFSIYPAPQVSTAVVEPYNSILTTHTTLEHSDCAFMVDNEAIYDICRRNLDIERPTYTNLNRLISQIVSSITASLRFDGALNVDLTEFQTNLVPYPRIHFPLATYAPVISAEKAYHEQLSVAEITNACFEPANQMVKCDPRHGKYMACCLLFRGDVVPKDVNAAIATIKTKRTIQFVDWCPTGFKVGINYQPPTVVPGGDLAKVQRAVCMLSNTTAIAEAWARLDHKFDLMYAKRAFVHWYVGEGMEEGEFSEAREDMAALEKDYEEVGVDSIEGEGEEEGEEY